The following coding sequences lie in one Longimicrobium sp. genomic window:
- a CDS encoding M56 family metallopeptidase — MAITELASALEIAGRYLPELALKSTLVLGVAGVLAFLLRRRSAAVRHIVWTTAVAGVLALPFTQLIPVRIAVLPASLAGAPAQVARVNDAAPAVTQTVEEVAPSPRPHSEPVRMADAPAASAWWPADVDRTTLMVGVWLLVASVLVMRVLAGTAMVWWLARSGERIQDGEWTAAADRISRTFDAPSARLIRTHWSEMPMTWGFIRPVVLLPADCDEWPAERRDVVLRHELAHVARRDVATLALAQLACAVHWFNPLAWLALHQLRAEAERCCDDAVLSTGTRASAYAAHLLEMVRLIGRARVPAAVALPMAQRSTFEGRLLAILEPGVERGTPGRARTALTMGGLLAVVAAVGAMRPVEAITADLAAMPSEPGRVEARVVSASVDEKRGATPAVLSVLPRSGPIAALRDASAPAIQQAAASAQATADAQAAVSSQADAKAHTTAARQISPGAMTALVAALNDADGGVRRSAIRALGSLSDPRAVQALIEALRTDADATVRNTAAWALGEIESRTATAALVQAMASERSIEVRRTIAWALGQIEDPAAVEGLARAMRDPDTELRETAVWALGEIESRTAVPALTSALRDGDVAMRRLAAWALGQIEAAEAVPALAAALRDSDREVRETAVWALGEIESADAVPALSTVLGDSDPRVRNQAAWALGQIESESGVAPLSRALQGDADPRVRQTAAWALGEIERESAIPALTAALRDRVPAVRATAAWAIGQVEPDRAPAELSALLRDDDQTVRSNALWALGQTGDAAAIEPLLRDANPEVRRAAARALGGAPDPRPQPRPQPRPRPRPRPMN; from the coding sequence ATGGCCATCACCGAGCTCGCGTCCGCGTTGGAAATCGCCGGGCGCTACCTGCCGGAGCTTGCCCTCAAGTCCACGCTGGTGCTGGGTGTGGCGGGGGTGCTCGCCTTCCTCCTGCGCCGCCGCTCCGCCGCCGTGCGCCACATCGTGTGGACCACCGCCGTCGCCGGTGTGCTCGCTCTACCCTTCACGCAGCTCATCCCCGTGCGCATCGCCGTGCTCCCCGCGTCGCTCGCGGGGGCGCCGGCTCAGGTGGCGCGGGTGAATGATGCGGCGCCCGCGGTCACGCAGACGGTGGAAGAGGTCGCGCCATCGCCTCGGCCGCATTCGGAGCCCGTCCGGATGGCCGATGCGCCGGCGGCGTCCGCGTGGTGGCCGGCGGACGTGGACCGCACGACGCTGATGGTCGGCGTGTGGCTGCTGGTGGCGTCGGTGCTGGTGATGCGCGTGCTGGCGGGGACGGCGATGGTGTGGTGGCTGGCGCGGTCGGGCGAGCGCATCCAGGACGGCGAGTGGACGGCCGCCGCCGACCGCATCTCGCGCACCTTTGACGCACCCAGCGCGCGGCTGATCCGCACCCACTGGTCGGAGATGCCGATGACGTGGGGGTTCATCCGCCCCGTCGTTCTCCTACCCGCCGACTGCGACGAGTGGCCGGCCGAGCGGCGCGACGTGGTGCTGCGGCACGAGCTGGCGCACGTGGCCCGCCGCGACGTGGCGACGCTCGCCCTGGCCCAGCTCGCGTGCGCGGTGCACTGGTTCAACCCGCTCGCCTGGCTCGCGCTGCACCAGCTGCGCGCGGAGGCGGAGCGGTGCTGCGACGATGCCGTGCTGAGCACCGGCACCCGCGCCTCCGCATATGCCGCGCACCTGCTGGAGATGGTGCGCCTCATCGGCCGGGCACGCGTCCCCGCCGCGGTCGCGCTGCCGATGGCGCAGCGCTCGACCTTCGAGGGGCGCCTCCTCGCCATCCTGGAGCCGGGCGTGGAGCGCGGCACGCCGGGCCGCGCGCGGACGGCGCTGACCATGGGCGGCCTCCTCGCCGTCGTGGCCGCCGTCGGCGCGATGCGTCCGGTGGAGGCGATCACGGCCGATCTCGCCGCGATGCCGTCCGAGCCGGGGCGCGTGGAGGCGCGGGTGGTCTCCGCGTCGGTCGATGAAAAGCGGGGCGCGACGCCCGCCGTTCTCTCCGTGCTCCCGCGCTCCGGTCCCATCGCGGCGCTCCGGGATGCGTCGGCGCCCGCGATCCAGCAGGCGGCGGCGAGCGCGCAGGCGACCGCGGATGCGCAGGCGGCCGTGAGCTCGCAGGCGGATGCAAAGGCCCACACGACCGCGGCGCGGCAGATCAGCCCGGGCGCGATGACGGCGCTGGTGGCGGCGCTCAACGATGCGGACGGCGGCGTGCGGCGGAGCGCGATCCGGGCGCTCGGGTCGCTTTCGGACCCGCGCGCGGTGCAGGCGCTGATCGAGGCGCTGCGCACCGATGCGGATGCCACCGTGCGCAACACCGCCGCGTGGGCGCTGGGCGAGATCGAGAGCCGCACCGCGACCGCGGCGCTGGTGCAGGCGATGGCGTCGGAGCGCTCCATCGAGGTGCGCCGCACCATCGCGTGGGCGCTGGGGCAGATCGAGGACCCCGCCGCGGTCGAGGGGCTCGCCCGCGCCATGCGCGACCCCGACACCGAGCTGCGCGAGACGGCGGTGTGGGCGCTGGGCGAGATCGAAAGCCGCACCGCGGTCCCCGCCCTGACGTCGGCGCTGCGCGATGGCGACGTGGCGATGCGCCGCCTCGCCGCCTGGGCGCTGGGGCAGATCGAGGCGGCGGAGGCAGTGCCGGCGCTGGCCGCCGCGCTGCGCGACAGCGACCGCGAGGTGCGCGAAACCGCCGTGTGGGCGCTGGGCGAGATCGAGTCGGCGGACGCGGTGCCCGCGCTCAGCACGGTGCTGGGCGACTCCGACCCTCGCGTGCGCAACCAGGCGGCGTGGGCGCTGGGGCAGATCGAATCGGAGTCCGGCGTGGCGCCGCTCAGCCGCGCGCTGCAGGGTGACGCCGATCCCAGAGTGCGGCAGACGGCGGCGTGGGCGCTGGGCGAGATCGAGCGCGAATCCGCCATCCCCGCCCTCACCGCCGCGCTGCGCGACCGCGTCCCCGCCGTGCGCGCTACGGCGGCGTGGGCCATCGGCCAGGTGGAG
- a CDS encoding BlaI/MecI/CopY family transcriptional regulator produces the protein MTASEVGARYPAGCWVSSTLLEFPQDVPHLLTREMIRMGPELTAHLSRRERQVMDVLFALGQATVNDILERIPDPPSYSAVRATLRTLVEKGEVEHLQDGPRYLYKPLVAKESARSAALGHLVRTFFGGSVEAAAAALLGMSRRKLTDADLRRLAQQVDAARDEGR, from the coding sequence TTGACGGCTTCGGAAGTGGGTGCTAGATATCCAGCAGGGTGCTGGGTTTCCAGCACCCTGCTGGAATTCCCGCAGGACGTTCCCCACCTCCTCACGCGAGAGATGATCCGCATGGGTCCCGAGCTCACCGCACACCTCAGCCGCAGGGAGCGCCAGGTGATGGACGTGCTCTTTGCGCTGGGACAGGCCACCGTCAACGACATCCTGGAGCGCATCCCCGACCCGCCGAGCTACTCCGCCGTGCGCGCCACGCTGCGCACGCTGGTGGAAAAGGGCGAGGTGGAGCACCTGCAGGACGGCCCACGCTACCTCTACAAGCCGTTGGTGGCGAAGGAGAGCGCGCGCTCGGCGGCCCTCGGGCACCTGGTGCGCACCTTCTTTGGCGGAAGCGTGGAAGCGGCGGCGGCGGCGCTCCTGGGTATGTCGCGGCGCAAGCTGACCGATGCCGACCTGCGGCGGCTGGCGCAGCAGGTGGATGCCGCCCGCGACGAGGGGAGGTAG
- a CDS encoding MGMT family protein has protein sequence MTDDGSHNRILEVVRRIPAGRVLTYGDVAALAGLPGHARLVGYALHALPDGTTVPWHRVINARGGISTGRAYPGGELVQRFLLEGEGVEFDARGRTSLGRYRWNENHHTEAQRERKGT, from the coding sequence ATGACCGACGACGGGAGCCACAACCGCATCTTGGAGGTCGTCCGCCGCATCCCCGCCGGGCGCGTGCTCACCTATGGCGACGTGGCGGCGCTCGCGGGTCTCCCCGGCCATGCGCGCCTGGTGGGCTACGCCCTGCACGCCCTCCCCGACGGCACCACCGTCCCCTGGCACCGCGTGATCAACGCGCGCGGCGGCATCAGCACCGGCCGCGCCTACCCCGGCGGCGAGCTGGTGCAGCGCTTCCTCCTGGAAGGCGAGGGCGTGGAGTTCGATGCCCGCGGCCGCACCTCGCTTGGCCGCTACCGCTGGAACGAAAACCATCACACAGAGGCACAGAGGGAACGGAAAGGAACATAA